In Ostrea edulis chromosome 4, xbOstEdul1.1, whole genome shotgun sequence, a single window of DNA contains:
- the LOC125669960 gene encoding cyanocobalamin reductase / alkylcobalamin dealkylase-like, whose translation MDLTREKQHTIIKRAQESLDSFGFEVHPFKIGWYNEQVKDVFRLSYPADTLGLLVISTPDMFERAFIPFLKNEECNEIRDPIDQCVVHYFNKVKQVFPDCDIESIHDFEMHHSRKPKILVQTVGHVSGAVYYYQKSDVIKQPWPPEKKICGVCYHPAYGGWFGLRGVLIFKEIQCPHLQQSEPQDVIPSLEMRVELLNKFNFHWQDWTFRDLIPVRKRYSQEQMIYFSTKPKDRAKLIEKIKSSATFLPDSPNDLQYLDKGHSTDSSDINDIDIIQTG comes from the exons ATGGATTTAACTAGAGAAAAGCAACATACAATTATCAAGAGGGCACAGGAGTCGTTAGACTCGTTTGGATTTGAAGTACATCCATTTAAG ATTGGTTGGTATAATGAACAAGTAAAGGATGTGTTCAGGCTTTCTTACCCTGCAGACACATTAGGCCTCCTGGTCATTAGCACTCCTGATATGTTTGAGAGGGCATTCATACCCTTCCTGAAGAACGAAGAGTGCAATGAAATCAGAGATCCTATAGACCAATGTGTGGTTCATTACTTCAACAAGGTTAAACAG GTTTTTCCAGATTGTGATATTGAATCCATCCATGACTTTGAGATGCACCACAGCAGAAAGCCAAAGATTTTGGTTCAAACAGTGGGACATGTCTCAGGGGCGGTGTATTACTACCAGAAGTCTGATGTCATAAAACAACCCTGGCCACCGGAAAAG AAAATCTGTGGCGTTTGTTATCACCCAGCCTATGGTGGATGGTTTGGCCTAAGGGGAGTTCTTATTTTCAAGGAGATTCAGTGTCCCCATCTGCAGCAGTCGGAGCCACAGGATGTGATACCTAGTCTAGAGATGAGGGTAGAGCTCCTGAACAAGTTCAACTTTCACTGGCAGGACTGGACATTTAGGGACCTCATTCCTGTCAGAAAGAGATATTCACAGGAACAAATGATATACTTCTCCACAAAACCAAAGGATCGTGCAAAATTGATTGAAAAAATAAAGTCATCGGCAACATTTTTACCAGACAGTCCAAATGACCTGCAATATCTAGATAAAGGACATTCAACAGACTCTTCAGATATAAATGACATAGATATAATCCAGACTGGTTAA